In Lolium rigidum isolate FL_2022 chromosome 3, APGP_CSIRO_Lrig_0.1, whole genome shotgun sequence, the genomic window CAAATCTTGGACGCAACTAGCCTACTTCTGGCTTTTTGGACCTCGAACCACCCTGCTGGGGAACTGTTTCATGTCTATGACCTCCGACTTCATGCTAATGTAACACGATTATAATAATTTGCAACATTTCCCTCAAAAATTATTTACAAAATAAAAATGTATTATTCgttaaaataaataaatcaaTATCTAAAAATAACGTAGCTGACTTAGATATAATATATTCTTagttgattttttaaaatttctgaATATAAATGCACAAATAATCACCTCGTTGTCATAATTTGCTTATCTGCTGGAAATAAAATAGCATTGTCTAGTTCGAGTTAGGAATTTTACAAATAAAATCATAAGGCCTAAAGTTCAGTCGTAATTTAGAGTGAACCAACACATTAGTTTTTCTCTTAACATCAAATCTTAACATAGGAACAACGGTTAGATGAATGCCAAAAAATTCCCCAAAGACCGAGAATTAAGAAAATTAACTTCTTTTAGAAGATAAATGACCGCTATGACGAATATGCAAGTATAGGCCGGTCGCAAATAGGCATATTTAGTTAATCTAATCTACATTGGCATGCCTATGAATTCATTGCATTCTTTTATACGAAAAGATTCATTACTCTCTCTTCATTCTAAATTAGTTGAAATACTAGGCTTGTTCTGCATCAAACATTCGAAATTTTACcatcttgatttttttttactgataTCTAAGAAAAATTATCAGGAAAATATATTATATGATGAATCCAGTTAAACTAATTTAGTGTTACACTCTTATAGTGGTTAATTTATTTTTTTATACTTGATCAAACTTATAAGAGTTTGACTGAGAACAAAGGTAGGACTTTGATTAATTAAAAATGGAGGGAGTGGTATACTGAATTTGCCGTGGATGTAATTGTGTAGGCAAGTGGCGGAGCTAGCTATCTGAAAAGCCTTCTCTCATACCTAAATTCATATATTTTGCATAGCATGTATGTGTAACTGTGAACAAACTAGCTAGTTCATTTTGGGTTGTACTTGTTTATTTCACCACACATAAATTTTGATTCTATCCTCACTGAGTGCAGGTTTCCATTTCCCCGCAAAGTGTGTTTAGCAGTCAGTGTGCACTTGAGCTACAATGTTTCCTGCGAGTGGATAGGATCGGACCGGACCTTGTACTTCCGTGTCATCCATGCATGAACGCATGCATGCATCTAGTGACAAGCTAGGTAGCTGCATAAACCATAGCTGATCGATAACGACGATAAGGCTCTCGCCGAGGTAGTGTAGTTGAGCTTTGGAGCCTTGGAGGATATCTTCCGCCGACGCAAAAGTTCGTCGCCGAGCTACCGCGTCTAGGTAATCAGTAATGTCGCTTCTCAGTTTGTTCCTATCTCAATCAGCGTCGTCCCCTTCGTTGCAGGCCAGCTATCTTGCATCGCATGCATGGCGCCTCTTCTGCATGCTCTTGCCACGTACGTTCGCCGACCTCCACATGGCCGCGCGCATGGCTCCACGTACTCATCGCCACGCACTATATATTTGCATCACTCACTCTCCCGGAGATCACCAACATCTCGATCACAATTCACAATGAAGACAGTAGCAAGATCGTCATTGCTAGCGCTAGCCCTCGTCCTCTCCCTCTGCCTCTCCCTCTCGTTCGCGTCGAGGGAAGAGGTAGGAtggagaaggggagaagaaggaggacgtGAGGAATGGGGAAAAGGGCAATCCTCCAGCGAGGGTGGCCGTCCGTACCACTTCGGGGAGGAGAGCTTCCGTGAATGGGCGCGCACGCGCCACGGCCACTTCAAGGTGCTGGAGCGGTTCGACGACGAGCTCCTGCGCGGCTCCGTCGGAGACTACCGCGTGGCGTGCCTGGACGCGGCGCCGCGCGCGTTCCTGCAGCCCAGCCACTACGACGCCGACGAGATCTTCTACGTCAAGGAAGGCGAGGGCGTGCTGGTGGTGCTGAGGAATGGGAGGCGGGAGTCGTTCTGCGTCAGGGAGGGCGACGTGATGGTCATCCCGGCGGGATCCATTGTGTACTCCGCCAACACCCACCGGTCCAGGTGGTTCCGCGTCGTCatgctcctcaaccccgtcgccaCGCCCGGCCGCTTCGAGgtgagcggcggcgacgacgacgacgcactcGATCCGTTTCGTTCAGTCATATGATTCATAGTGATAATCATGAGGTGTGTGAATATGCAGGAGTTCTTCCCGATTGGAGGCCAGGGCATGGAGTCATTCTTCAGAGCCTTCAGCGACGAGGTTCTCCAGGCGGCATTCAACGTACGCACGCTTCATCTTCACACGATGATTACTATACGCATAGTTTCTTGCTTATATGCAACCGTATGATTTTGCACGTATTTTATTGTTGTGTACTAAAACAGAGTCGGCGGGAGGAGTTGGAGAGCATGCGAGGGCAGAGCAAGGGGGAGATATGGCAGGCGTCGGAGGAGCAGATCCGGGAGCTGAGCAGGTCGTGCTCCaggggaggacgcggcggcggcggcggctcaggtTCTTCCAAGGAGGAGGAGATCAAGCCGAGGAGCCTCCCCTCCCAGAAGCCCCTCTACTCGAACAACCACGGCAGGATGCACATAATCACCGGTGACGAGTGCCGCCACCTCCGCGACCTCGACATGGAAGTCGGCATCGCCAACATCACCCGCGTAAGCATGCAAACAGCACAGCTTATTAGTCATGCAGGACTTCATGAACTCGATCGGAATCATGATAGTACACCGTACGTGCGTGCAGGGGTCGATGTTGGCGCCGAGATACACCACCCGCGCGACCAAGATCGCGGTGGTCGTAGAGGGGAGCGGCTACTTCGAGATGGCGTGCCCGCACAAGACCGGCACCGACTCTGGCCGGTCGGAGCGCCGGGAGCGCGGTGAGCACggcagggaggaggaggaggagcaggagcagaagGAATCGAGAGGCTATAGGCAGGTGAGGGCCCAGATCAAGGAGGGGTCGGTGATCGTGCTCCCGGCCGGCCACCCGGCGACGTTCGTGGCCGGGAACGAGGGGAACCTGGCCGTGATCTGCTTCGGCGTGGGTGTCAGCAACGACGAGGAGGTGTTCCTGGCGGGCCGGAACAGCCTGCTGAAGCAGCTGGACGCACCGGCCAAGACGATCCTGTTCGGCGAAcaggggagggaggcggcggacaGGGTCATCGGCGCGCAGACGGAGTCCGTGTTCCTCCGCggcccgcagcagcagcagcagcacggcggcggcgtctccgacaTGTGAGTGATCGCGCTCGCGCGCGACGATCTTGAGCAGCGCGGTCTGACGTGTTACGTGTAGCAGCGTGCGTCTCAGCGTGTGTACATGTGACGGGAATCGAATAAAGTAGCAGCTGGACATGCCCGTTCCTAGGTGCGTGCAGCAGAGGCAGAGAAGATGCTATGTACTGTATGTATGAGCAGGTCTGTACGCGGTTATGTATGCATCTACGTGAGTTCTTTCGTGAAATAAAAGTTAGTTGGACAGTTACTACttaccactagttgaatgcccgtgcgttgctacgttcTCGTCTTTTTTTTCTTTACATGTAAATCACAAAAGGTACAAGGTCACATCTTTCACCCTTCTTTCAAGACAACCATTTGGTTTTAGCTTTTTCACCAATGTATTTTCTAGTCACCAGCCTACCAACATCTCACTCTCGACAACAATAATCGTGGTGGTTTTCACTCCCATATAGTATCCAGTAATTTTATATATCTTTTTCGCAAGGTTTAAAATTTCCAAAAGGAGATTTTATTTTCCTCTCATTTCCTTTTGCGGAATATCTTATCAATTCGTTCACTCGTCTTATTTAGAAGAGGCAAATATTTattaaacaaataaacaaactcgCTATCGGAGAGGATTTATGGAAAGATATAATCATACCATGACTTAGAGGATTCATTCAGTAAGTACTTCACATGACTTTGTTCATTGCGCAATTTTTTTCAGCTTCTTAATTCCTCAATTATTGTTGTATTATTTTTTCAGTTATGAACTGGCACAACTCAACTCAGGATTGAAAATAATAGCATTGTTCATACTAAAGATTTACAGCTTAGCGCTCACAATGTGGACATTAAAATCGTATGTCTTCTTAGAAAACATTGTTTGGTGTCTTGGACAAACAAATAGGACATGCAAATTAGTGGAATCTAGAGGCGACACTACAAACTCCCAGACTGAGAATTCCCGTGTGAGAGAAAAAATATACTTGGAACACTCATTTCTCAGTACTTCTGTTCTATCAGGTTC contains:
- the LOC124700800 gene encoding cupincin-like, whose protein sequence is MKTVARSSLLALALVLSLCLSLSFASREEVGWRRGEEGGREEWGKGQSSSEGGRPYHFGEESFREWARTRHGHFKVLERFDDELLRGSVGDYRVACLDAAPRAFLQPSHYDADEIFYVKEGEGVLVVLRNGRRESFCVREGDVMVIPAGSIVYSANTHRSRWFRVVMLLNPVATPGRFEEFFPIGGQGMESFFRAFSDEVLQAAFNSRREELESMRGQSKGEIWQASEEQIRELSRSCSRGGRGGGGGSGSSKEEEIKPRSLPSQKPLYSNNHGRMHIITGDECRHLRDLDMEVGIANITRGSMLAPRYTTRATKIAVVVEGSGYFEMACPHKTGTDSGRSERRERGEHGREEEEEQEQKESRGYRQVRAQIKEGSVIVLPAGHPATFVAGNEGNLAVICFGVGVSNDEEVFLAGRNSLLKQLDAPAKTILFGEQGREAADRVIGAQTESVFLRGPQQQQQHGGGVSDM